A region of Pirellulales bacterium DNA encodes the following proteins:
- a CDS encoding endonuclease/exonuclease/phosphatase family protein has protein sequence MRVLSYNMHKGIGGRDRRYRLERILDVIETENPDLILLQEVDRHVARSKFDDQPRILADYFKAAGHLFQPNVHLRAGAYGNLLLSRWKLTSRHQISLRLNRKKPRGGQLAVVETPEGPLHVVHVHLGLNERERHWQIEHLLGHHLFQASAHLPTLLIGDTNDWRNTLAGGLLGLSGFRLITAPISRFRSFPAWLPLGSLDKLFVRGGVNVRHARFVRSRLARSASDHLPLVADLHLHRMALDS, from the coding sequence ATGCGCGTCCTCAGCTACAACATGCACAAGGGGATCGGCGGCCGGGATCGGCGATATCGGCTCGAGCGGATTTTGGATGTTATCGAGACCGAAAATCCCGATTTAATTCTCCTCCAAGAGGTCGATCGGCACGTCGCACGCTCGAAGTTCGACGATCAGCCGCGAATTCTGGCCGATTACTTCAAAGCGGCCGGACATTTGTTTCAGCCGAACGTTCACCTTCGAGCCGGCGCGTATGGCAATTTGCTTCTTTCGCGGTGGAAGCTGACCAGCCGGCATCAGATTTCTCTGCGGCTAAATCGGAAGAAGCCGCGCGGCGGGCAGCTCGCCGTCGTCGAAACGCCCGAGGGCCCGCTGCATGTGGTCCACGTGCACTTAGGGCTCAACGAGCGCGAGCGCCATTGGCAAATCGAACATTTGCTGGGGCATCATCTATTTCAAGCGTCGGCGCATTTGCCGACGTTGCTCATTGGCGATACCAACGACTGGCGCAACACGCTTGCCGGCGGATTGCTGGGCCTGAGCGGCTTCCGGCTGATCACCGCACCGATTTCGCGGTTTCGAAGTTTTCCGGCGTGGCTGCCGCTCGGCTCCCTGGATAAATTGTTTGTTCGCGGGGGCGTGAACGTGCGGCATGCGCGGTTCGTGCGCTCGCGGTTGGCGCGCAGCGCGTCAGACCATTTGCCGCTAGTGGCCGACCTGCATCTGCACCGCATGGCGCTCGATTCATGA
- a CDS encoding sugar phosphate isomerase/epimerase family protein — MQTNGNGRPDKPHKDHISRRAILSRAGISAAACALAAPVAVLPQASAQGAGVGSPVAASSEANPFRFGMNTSTLRGQKLPIAQLVEVVAKAGFQAIEPWISELEDHVRRGGSLKDLGKQVRDLGLAVESSIAFPEWIVDDDARRAKGLEQARRNMAMVAEIGGLRMAAPPIGATNGPQIDSQKISDRYRKLLELGDQIGVVPEVEVWGFSKTLTRLSDAAEVALNTGHPKACILPDIYHLYKGGSPFAGLRLLSGQAVHVIHTNDYPANPPRAAIKDSDRVFPGDGVAPLATIFRDLRDAGFRGTLSIELFNPTYWQQDPQTVARTALAKTRAIVADALAAR, encoded by the coding sequence ATGCAAACAAACGGTAACGGCCGGCCCGACAAGCCACACAAAGATCACATTTCCCGCCGCGCGATTCTTTCCCGCGCGGGGATCTCGGCGGCTGCTTGTGCGTTGGCAGCGCCTGTGGCCGTGTTGCCGCAGGCGAGTGCCCAAGGGGCCGGCGTCGGTTCGCCGGTTGCCGCTTCAAGCGAGGCGAATCCCTTTCGCTTCGGCATGAACACGAGCACGCTTCGCGGACAGAAATTGCCGATCGCGCAGCTTGTCGAAGTGGTCGCTAAAGCCGGTTTCCAGGCGATCGAACCTTGGATCAGCGAACTCGAAGACCACGTGCGCCGCGGAGGCTCGCTCAAAGATCTCGGCAAGCAGGTTCGCGACCTCGGGCTGGCCGTCGAGAGCTCGATCGCATTTCCCGAATGGATCGTCGACGACGACGCCCGGCGGGCCAAGGGATTGGAGCAGGCCCGCAGAAACATGGCCATGGTGGCCGAAATCGGTGGCCTGCGGATGGCGGCGCCCCCCATCGGCGCGACGAATGGGCCGCAAATCGATTCGCAAAAGATCTCCGATCGATATCGCAAGCTGCTGGAATTGGGGGATCAGATCGGCGTGGTTCCGGAAGTTGAAGTCTGGGGATTCTCGAAAACGCTCACGCGCCTCAGCGACGCCGCCGAAGTGGCTCTAAACACCGGACATCCAAAAGCCTGCATCCTGCCCGACATCTACCATCTTTACAAAGGTGGTTCGCCATTTGCCGGCCTGCGGCTTTTGAGCGGACAGGCAGTGCACGTGATCCACACCAACGATTATCCCGCCAACCCGCCACGCGCGGCGATCAAGGATTCCGACCGCGTGTTTCCTGGCGACGGCGTGGCCCCCTTGGCGACGATTTTTCGCGACCTGCGCGACGCCGGTTTCCGCGGCACGCTATCGATCGAGCTTTTCAATCCGACCTATTGGCAGCAAGACCCGCAAACGGTGGCGCGGACGGCGCTGGCGAAGACCCGCGCCATCGTGGCCGACGCGCTGGCCGCGCGATAG